A stretch of DNA from Nitrospira sp. KM1:
CGGGATTGAGAAGATGTTGATACCAACTCAGAATCGGCTGAGAGAAGAACAAAGATATGACCGCCGCGATGACGAGGAACGGACCGAAGGGGATGTAGTCGTCTCTCTGGATTATTCTCAACCCGATCAGACCAATGCCGACCATCGAACCGACAAGTGATCCGATCATGATAGTCAGAAGTGCCGGTTTCCATCCAAGGAAGGCACCGATCATGGCCAACAATTTAATATCTCCGCCGCCCATACCTTCTTTTCCAAAGAGATAAGGACTGATCCATGCCAGAGCCCATAGAATACCGCCTCCGACCAGAATTCCTAAAATGGAGTTCCAGGGGCCGACCGGCAGGACGGTTATGGCACCAAGAAGTCCTATGAAGATTCCCGGAATCGTAATCACATCCGGAATGATTTTATGCGACAAATCCGTTCCTGCCACCACCAATAACCCTGAAAACAGCATCGCATAGAACGTTGCCGTCCATGTAAAGCCAAATACCCAAACAAGCGTTACGTACCCGATGCCGTTCAGCACCTCGACGATCGGGTAGCGAACAGAAATTTTGCTTCGGCAGAATCTGCATTGGCCACCCAAAAGGATAAAACTGATCACTGGAACATTGTCATAGGGTTTAATCGATACCCCACATTTAGGGCACTTGGATCCCGGCCACACAATAGATTCTCCTTCCGGCAGCCTGACAATACATACATTAAGAAAGCTGCCAATGAGAGAGCCAATCACCCCGACCGACGCATACATCATCCCTGGGGCCGACCAGAATTCACTCATAGCTTGTGGCCTTCAGCGTTCTTCATGGTTATCAAACATGAGATATTTACGTGTTTGCCCTAGGGCCAAAATCCTTCCATTTACAGAAGAATGCGCAACTCCTATAATCTATTTCTGCTACTCAGGGTTTGTTCTCCGGGATTTATACGTCGAGTCAAATTATCGCGGATTTCTTTGCCAGTCAAAGGAGAACAGGGATCATGACGCGAACCGCCAAGACAAAACCCAGAGCTTCCCTCGTTGACCTCTCACCTCCTCCACGGAAAAAGCGACCTGAGTCGCTCACCAGCCGGGAGCAGGAAATCCTCGAGCTGATTTGGGCAGGATTCAAGAATAAGGAAATCGGTCAGCGGCTCAAGATCAGTGTGAAGACGGTTGAGGCGCATCGAGCTAACATGATGAAGAAGATGCGTGTGTCCAATACGGCCCAGCTCCTCAAGACCGCCATACAGGGAAGCCTGATCCGGGTCAGGTAGAAACTGCCGCTTTTGTCTTAGTCTTGCGTTGCCGGACAGCCTCATACAATATTACCGCGGCGGCGGCCGACACATTTAGAGAAGCTACTTTTCCTTTCATTGGGATACTGATCCGCTCGTCACACTCGTTCAATACCCCAGGACGAATCCCTTGCCCTTCTCCTCCCAGTACCACGGCGATAGGCCCCGTCATGTCGATCTCGTCATACGCGACTTGGGCCGATGGTTCGACCCCATAAACCCATAGCCCCGACTCCTTTAACTCGCTGATAAGCCGACTCACATTTACCACACGTCCAACTGACATATGGTCGAGTGCTCCCGCTGAGGCTTTGGCCACGGCGGAAGTCAGTCCCGCCGCCCGGCGCTCTGGAATAAACACACCGTGGACGCCTCCAGCTTCAGCCGTACGTACGATCGCGCCCAAGTTATGCGGGTCTTCAACACCGTCGAGGATGACTAGCAGCGGCGCTTCCCGACGATCTTGAGCCAGCTGCAAGATAGACTCTGGAGTACTGTATGATTTCGCAGCAACCTGAGCGATGATGCCTTGATGGCGCCCATTGGGCACGAGTCGATCGAATGCGCTGGAAGGCTCCACATGGACCGGAACCCCTCTCGCCTTTGCCGAACGGACGATCTCTGCATACTGGCGATCGGTCCTCATGACTAGTATGCGTTGAAACGGTCGAGACTCAGACTTTAACGCCTCGCGGACGGCGTGCAACCCGTAGAGCAGTTCCGTCGGGCTATCGCTTCCAGCGGCTGGTCCCATCGGATCGGTCCTCCAAGATGATTCCCCGTGCACTGAGCTCGTGTCGAATC
This window harbors:
- the rlmB gene encoding 23S rRNA (guanosine(2251)-2'-O)-methyltransferase RlmB, whose amino-acid sequence is MGPAAGSDSPTELLYGLHAVREALKSESRPFQRILVMRTDRQYAEIVRSAKARGVPVHVEPSSAFDRLVPNGRHQGIIAQVAAKSYSTPESILQLAQDRREAPLLVILDGVEDPHNLGAIVRTAEAGGVHGVFIPERRAAGLTSAVAKASAGALDHMSVGRVVNVSRLISELKESGLWVYGVEPSAQVAYDEIDMTGPIAVVLGGEGQGIRPGVLNECDERISIPMKGKVASLNVSAAAAVILYEAVRQRKTKTKAAVST
- a CDS encoding response regulator transcription factor: MTRTAKTKPRASLVDLSPPPRKKRPESLTSREQEILELIWAGFKNKEIGQRLKISVKTVEAHRANMMKKMRVSNTAQLLKTAIQGSLIRVR
- a CDS encoding A24 family peptidase gives rise to the protein MSEFWSAPGMMYASVGVIGSLIGSFLNVCIVRLPEGESIVWPGSKCPKCGVSIKPYDNVPVISFILLGGQCRFCRSKISVRYPIVEVLNGIGYVTLVWVFGFTWTATFYAMLFSGLLVVAGTDLSHKIIPDVITIPGIFIGLLGAITVLPVGPWNSILGILVGGGILWALAWISPYLFGKEGMGGGDIKLLAMIGAFLGWKPALLTIMIGSLVGSMVGIGLIGLRIIQRDDYIPFGPFLVIAAVISLFFSQPILSWYQHLLNPAN